One window of the Anoplolepis gracilipes chromosome 9, ASM4749672v1, whole genome shotgun sequence genome contains the following:
- the Mus304 gene encoding uncharacterized protein Mus304 isoform X1, with the protein MFDNRIFDVTMFKRPEDVGDGRVSAKRARFDAPGRDPQHSRAQKIPENKNAQYDDLWGDDFDEDDIQEMDLIASQVCSQTSLLDNSKPFESGLHSMKSDLPEKPSTCNEPSRLKLLRPTEKSDLCTIKKDIQAKSQDIADINYSQFRNKLINRESHNSTFQKGNNFIVSDDKELEKLKNENKKLQNDFTTKDGETVYLRQQLQQLQLRAENEKLEKMRLIEEQANNHRLEINKIYKEKEQLKTQLELKNLEIGNLQDRCKRLESGNIKLEEPQSLYMNTSFNKSKCNISINRLTNINKNPVKEVCVQADIYKKNDYQLQTCSTYFPLAGISELMFEASLPEKPIVNIKVIGKTGRRNLPILQEEETFRIFENPDLVKPVITIVDEKKLTIEFVLLEIAAIEKKANTEIESEKCIPIINKLVLTTRELMLNVVKVLEMIFQTMRNDDIRDMNDLYFSNVYENHNICIKSECEANAWHEGERGIEARRILGALSHISLESSYLSNYLAGKSLLMTRNDECYNRYLPQMTRYNAWSKKNHEFEIFEIILECVTLIGRVRRSHQFTGLINAIIKILCNVQRKVGYCKKGLEYICLIFKELVFSRPLSLCYVSLVDFLMIFSKCYTEFVPKLCSSSQSRALKGWKGALHFTPDACVLQILIMQLEHFHPDFLTTINITHGLISSVWDILLTNNNLLRIENSESCNCYMKLLRITINMLKKSSETKLDLINNTEWQNSFSVSKKYYILKKINYKNYTQTTCSGENMEKHLSDTYPEKLDQNFWFGIKKIQHKILKQGIMFLSHLAICNPEFLTHSSDMEDMFNLFIRNITFFDDLILHENEREALDIIKITLFNKSIQNETEVPHKDINVYELNIRNKKKIIPGIKSDRIETIKDYNRIYMTIKALYNSKPEYKNN; encoded by the exons atgtttgataatagaatatttgacGTTACGATGTTTAAACGGCCTGAAGACGTGGGAGATGGTCGTGTGTCTGCGAAAAGAGCGAGATTCGACGCTCCAGGAAGGGATCCACAGCATAGCAGGGCACAGAAAATCCCCGAGAACAAAAATGCGCAGTATGATGATCTCTGGGGTGACGATTTCGACGAAGATGATATTCAAGAGATGGATCTGATTGCATCTCAAGTATGTTCACAG acGAGCCTATTAGACAATTCAAAACCGTTTGAAAGTGGCTTGCATTCAATGAAATCAGATTTGCCAGAGAAACCATCTACCTGCAATGAACCATCACGTTTAAAGTTATTACGACCTACAGAAAAGTCTGACTTGTGTACGATAAAAAAGGATATACAGGCCAAGAGTCAGGATATtgcagatattaattattctcaatttagaaataaattaataaatagagaaaGTCACAACTCGACGTTTCAGAAAGGAAATAACTTTATTGTTTCAG aTGATAAAGAAttggagaaattaaaaaatgaaaataagaaattacaaaatgaCTTTACAACTAAAGATGGTGAAACTGTATATTTACGACAGCAATTACAGCAGCTTCAGTTACGAGCTGAAAATGAGAAATTAGAAAAGATGCGTTTAATTGAGGAACAAGCCAATAATCATAGATtagaaattaacaaaatttacaaagaaaagGAACAGTTGAAAAcacaattagaattaaaa AATTTAGAAATAGGAAATCTTCAGGATCGTTGTAAACGATTAGAATctggaaatattaaattggaaGAACCACAATCATTGTACATGAAcacttcttttaataaaagcaaatGTAACATCTCTATTAATCG attaacaaatataaacaaaaatccaGTAAAAGAAGTATGTGTACAAGctgatatttataagaaaaacgaTTATCAACTTCAGACATGCAGTACTT atttccCACTTGCTGGAATTTCAGAATTAATGTTTGAAGCATCGTTACCAGAAAAACccattgttaatattaaagtcaTAGGAAAGACTGGAAGAAGAAATTTGCCTATTTTGCAAGAAGAAGAAACATTTAGGATTTTTG AAAATCCTGATTTGGTAAAACCGGTAATTACTATAGtagatgagaaaaaattgacaataGAATTCGTTTTACTTGAAATTGCAGCTATTGAGAAAAAAGCTAATACCGAGATAGAATCAGAAAAATGTATACCAATTATTAATaag CTAGTTTTGACTACGAGGGAACTAATGCTAAATGTTGTAAAAGTTTTAGAAATGATTTTTCAAACTATGAGAAACGATGATATTCGAGATATGAATgatctatatttttctaatgtttatgaaaatcataatatttgtatcaaGTCTGAGTGTGAAGCAAACGCATGGCATGAAGGAGAACGCGGTATCGAAGCGAGAAGAATACTTGGTGCACTTTCGCATATCAGTTTAGAATCATCATATTTAAGCAATTACTTGGCAGGGAAGTCATTATTGATGACACGCAATGATGAGTGCTATAATCGTTACCTGCCACAAATGACACGTTATAATGCATGgtcgaaaaaaaatcacgaatttgaaatttttgagatCATTCTAGAATGCGTTACTTTAATAGGACGTGTT aGAAGATCTCATCAATTTACAGGtcttataaatgcaataataaaaatactgtgTAATGTACAGCGGAAAGTAGGTTACTGTAAGAAAGG attagaatatatttgccTTATTTTCAAAGAACTTGTATTTTCAAGGCCATTGTCGCTCTGTTATGTTTCATTAgtagattttttaatgatttttagtAAATGTTATACCGAATTTGTACCAAAACTCTGTAGTAGCTCac aATCAAGAGCATTAAAAGGTTGGAAAGGTGCTTTACATTTTACACCAG ATGCTTGTGTCTTACAAATTCTTATAATGCAACTCGAGCACTTTCATCCAGATTTTCTCactactataaatataacacatgGATTAATATCATCTGTGTGGGATATTCTGTTgacgaataataatttattaaggaTTGAGAATTCAGAATCATGCAACTGTTATATGAAACTATTACGAATCACaattaatatgttgaaaaaatcTTCAGAAACCAAATTAGATCTAATCAATAATACTGAATGGCAGAATTCATTTTCTGTTTccaaaaagtattatattttaaagaaaattaattataaaaattatacacagaCAACGTGCAGCGGGGAGAATATGGAAAAACATCTGTCTGATACATATCCAGAAAAGTTGGATCAAAATTTTTGGTTTGGTATCAAAAAGATccaacataaaatattgaaacaggGTATTATGTTTTTATCCCATCTCGCGATTTGTAATCCAGAATTTCTTACGCATTCTTCTGACATGGAAgacatgtttaatttatttatacgaaaCATCACGTTTTTCGACGACTTGATACTTCATGAAAATGAAC GAGAAGcattagatattataaaaattacattgtttaataaaagtatacagAATGAAACTGAAGTACCTCacaaagatataaatgtttatgaactaaatattagaaataaaaagaagattatTCCTGGAATCAAGAGTGATCGTATAGAAacaattaaagattataatagaatatatatgacTATTAAAGCACTGTACAATTCTAAACcagaatacaaaaataattaa
- the Mus304 gene encoding uncharacterized protein Mus304 isoform X3 encodes MFDNRIFDVTMFKRPEDVGDGRVSAKRARFDAPGRDPQHSRAQKIPENKNAQYDDLWGDDFDEDDIQEMDLIASQTSLLDNSKPFESGLHSMKSDLPEKPSTCNEPSRLKLLRPTEKSDLCTIKKDIQAKSQDIADINYSQFRNKLINRESHNSTFQKGNNFIVSDDKELEKLKNENKKLQNDFTTKDGETVYLRQQLQQLQLRAENEKLEKMRLIEEQANNHRLEINKIYKEKEQLKTQLELKNLEIGNLQDRCKRLESGNIKLEEPQSLYMNTSFNKSKCNISINRLTNINKNPVKEVCVQADIYKKNDYQLQTCSTYFPLAGISELMFEASLPEKPIVNIKVIGKTGRRNLPILQEEETFRIFENPDLVKPVITIVDEKKLTIEFVLLEIAAIEKKANTEIESEKCIPIINKLVLTTRELMLNVVKVLEMIFQTMRNDDIRDMNDLYFSNVYENHNICIKSECEANAWHEGERGIEARRILGALSHISLESSYLSNYLAGKSLLMTRNDECYNRYLPQMTRYNAWSKKNHEFEIFEIILECVTLIGRVRRSHQFTGLINAIIKILCNVQRKVGYCKKGLEYICLIFKELVFSRPLSLCYVSLVDFLMIFSKCYTEFVPKLCSSSQSRALKGWKGALHFTPDACVLQILIMQLEHFHPDFLTTINITHGLISSVWDILLTNNNLLRIENSESCNCYMKLLRITINMLKKSSETKLDLINNTEWQNSFSVSKKYYILKKINYKNYTQTTCSGENMEKHLSDTYPEKLDQNFWFGIKKIQHKILKQGIMFLSHLAICNPEFLTHSSDMEDMFNLFIRNITFFDDLILHENEREALDIIKITLFNKSIQNETEVPHKDINVYELNIRNKKKIIPGIKSDRIETIKDYNRIYMTIKALYNSKPEYKNN; translated from the exons atgtttgataatagaatatttgacGTTACGATGTTTAAACGGCCTGAAGACGTGGGAGATGGTCGTGTGTCTGCGAAAAGAGCGAGATTCGACGCTCCAGGAAGGGATCCACAGCATAGCAGGGCACAGAAAATCCCCGAGAACAAAAATGCGCAGTATGATGATCTCTGGGGTGACGATTTCGACGAAGATGATATTCAAGAGATGGATCTGATTGCATCTCAA acGAGCCTATTAGACAATTCAAAACCGTTTGAAAGTGGCTTGCATTCAATGAAATCAGATTTGCCAGAGAAACCATCTACCTGCAATGAACCATCACGTTTAAAGTTATTACGACCTACAGAAAAGTCTGACTTGTGTACGATAAAAAAGGATATACAGGCCAAGAGTCAGGATATtgcagatattaattattctcaatttagaaataaattaataaatagagaaaGTCACAACTCGACGTTTCAGAAAGGAAATAACTTTATTGTTTCAG aTGATAAAGAAttggagaaattaaaaaatgaaaataagaaattacaaaatgaCTTTACAACTAAAGATGGTGAAACTGTATATTTACGACAGCAATTACAGCAGCTTCAGTTACGAGCTGAAAATGAGAAATTAGAAAAGATGCGTTTAATTGAGGAACAAGCCAATAATCATAGATtagaaattaacaaaatttacaaagaaaagGAACAGTTGAAAAcacaattagaattaaaa AATTTAGAAATAGGAAATCTTCAGGATCGTTGTAAACGATTAGAATctggaaatattaaattggaaGAACCACAATCATTGTACATGAAcacttcttttaataaaagcaaatGTAACATCTCTATTAATCG attaacaaatataaacaaaaatccaGTAAAAGAAGTATGTGTACAAGctgatatttataagaaaaacgaTTATCAACTTCAGACATGCAGTACTT atttccCACTTGCTGGAATTTCAGAATTAATGTTTGAAGCATCGTTACCAGAAAAACccattgttaatattaaagtcaTAGGAAAGACTGGAAGAAGAAATTTGCCTATTTTGCAAGAAGAAGAAACATTTAGGATTTTTG AAAATCCTGATTTGGTAAAACCGGTAATTACTATAGtagatgagaaaaaattgacaataGAATTCGTTTTACTTGAAATTGCAGCTATTGAGAAAAAAGCTAATACCGAGATAGAATCAGAAAAATGTATACCAATTATTAATaag CTAGTTTTGACTACGAGGGAACTAATGCTAAATGTTGTAAAAGTTTTAGAAATGATTTTTCAAACTATGAGAAACGATGATATTCGAGATATGAATgatctatatttttctaatgtttatgaaaatcataatatttgtatcaaGTCTGAGTGTGAAGCAAACGCATGGCATGAAGGAGAACGCGGTATCGAAGCGAGAAGAATACTTGGTGCACTTTCGCATATCAGTTTAGAATCATCATATTTAAGCAATTACTTGGCAGGGAAGTCATTATTGATGACACGCAATGATGAGTGCTATAATCGTTACCTGCCACAAATGACACGTTATAATGCATGgtcgaaaaaaaatcacgaatttgaaatttttgagatCATTCTAGAATGCGTTACTTTAATAGGACGTGTT aGAAGATCTCATCAATTTACAGGtcttataaatgcaataataaaaatactgtgTAATGTACAGCGGAAAGTAGGTTACTGTAAGAAAGG attagaatatatttgccTTATTTTCAAAGAACTTGTATTTTCAAGGCCATTGTCGCTCTGTTATGTTTCATTAgtagattttttaatgatttttagtAAATGTTATACCGAATTTGTACCAAAACTCTGTAGTAGCTCac aATCAAGAGCATTAAAAGGTTGGAAAGGTGCTTTACATTTTACACCAG ATGCTTGTGTCTTACAAATTCTTATAATGCAACTCGAGCACTTTCATCCAGATTTTCTCactactataaatataacacatgGATTAATATCATCTGTGTGGGATATTCTGTTgacgaataataatttattaaggaTTGAGAATTCAGAATCATGCAACTGTTATATGAAACTATTACGAATCACaattaatatgttgaaaaaatcTTCAGAAACCAAATTAGATCTAATCAATAATACTGAATGGCAGAATTCATTTTCTGTTTccaaaaagtattatattttaaagaaaattaattataaaaattatacacagaCAACGTGCAGCGGGGAGAATATGGAAAAACATCTGTCTGATACATATCCAGAAAAGTTGGATCAAAATTTTTGGTTTGGTATCAAAAAGATccaacataaaatattgaaacaggGTATTATGTTTTTATCCCATCTCGCGATTTGTAATCCAGAATTTCTTACGCATTCTTCTGACATGGAAgacatgtttaatttatttatacgaaaCATCACGTTTTTCGACGACTTGATACTTCATGAAAATGAAC GAGAAGcattagatattataaaaattacattgtttaataaaagtatacagAATGAAACTGAAGTACCTCacaaagatataaatgtttatgaactaaatattagaaataaaaagaagattatTCCTGGAATCAAGAGTGATCGTATAGAAacaattaaagattataatagaatatatatgacTATTAAAGCACTGTACAATTCTAAACcagaatacaaaaataattaa
- the Mus304 gene encoding uncharacterized protein Mus304 isoform X2 — translation MYKLIFDVTMFKRPEDVGDGRVSAKRARFDAPGRDPQHSRAQKIPENKNAQYDDLWGDDFDEDDIQEMDLIASQVCSQTSLLDNSKPFESGLHSMKSDLPEKPSTCNEPSRLKLLRPTEKSDLCTIKKDIQAKSQDIADINYSQFRNKLINRESHNSTFQKGNNFIVSDDKELEKLKNENKKLQNDFTTKDGETVYLRQQLQQLQLRAENEKLEKMRLIEEQANNHRLEINKIYKEKEQLKTQLELKNLEIGNLQDRCKRLESGNIKLEEPQSLYMNTSFNKSKCNISINRLTNINKNPVKEVCVQADIYKKNDYQLQTCSTYFPLAGISELMFEASLPEKPIVNIKVIGKTGRRNLPILQEEETFRIFENPDLVKPVITIVDEKKLTIEFVLLEIAAIEKKANTEIESEKCIPIINKLVLTTRELMLNVVKVLEMIFQTMRNDDIRDMNDLYFSNVYENHNICIKSECEANAWHEGERGIEARRILGALSHISLESSYLSNYLAGKSLLMTRNDECYNRYLPQMTRYNAWSKKNHEFEIFEIILECVTLIGRVRRSHQFTGLINAIIKILCNVQRKVGYCKKGLEYICLIFKELVFSRPLSLCYVSLVDFLMIFSKCYTEFVPKLCSSSQSRALKGWKGALHFTPDACVLQILIMQLEHFHPDFLTTINITHGLISSVWDILLTNNNLLRIENSESCNCYMKLLRITINMLKKSSETKLDLINNTEWQNSFSVSKKYYILKKINYKNYTQTTCSGENMEKHLSDTYPEKLDQNFWFGIKKIQHKILKQGIMFLSHLAICNPEFLTHSSDMEDMFNLFIRNITFFDDLILHENEREALDIIKITLFNKSIQNETEVPHKDINVYELNIRNKKKIIPGIKSDRIETIKDYNRIYMTIKALYNSKPEYKNN, via the exons atgtataaatt aatatttgacGTTACGATGTTTAAACGGCCTGAAGACGTGGGAGATGGTCGTGTGTCTGCGAAAAGAGCGAGATTCGACGCTCCAGGAAGGGATCCACAGCATAGCAGGGCACAGAAAATCCCCGAGAACAAAAATGCGCAGTATGATGATCTCTGGGGTGACGATTTCGACGAAGATGATATTCAAGAGATGGATCTGATTGCATCTCAAGTATGTTCACAG acGAGCCTATTAGACAATTCAAAACCGTTTGAAAGTGGCTTGCATTCAATGAAATCAGATTTGCCAGAGAAACCATCTACCTGCAATGAACCATCACGTTTAAAGTTATTACGACCTACAGAAAAGTCTGACTTGTGTACGATAAAAAAGGATATACAGGCCAAGAGTCAGGATATtgcagatattaattattctcaatttagaaataaattaataaatagagaaaGTCACAACTCGACGTTTCAGAAAGGAAATAACTTTATTGTTTCAG aTGATAAAGAAttggagaaattaaaaaatgaaaataagaaattacaaaatgaCTTTACAACTAAAGATGGTGAAACTGTATATTTACGACAGCAATTACAGCAGCTTCAGTTACGAGCTGAAAATGAGAAATTAGAAAAGATGCGTTTAATTGAGGAACAAGCCAATAATCATAGATtagaaattaacaaaatttacaaagaaaagGAACAGTTGAAAAcacaattagaattaaaa AATTTAGAAATAGGAAATCTTCAGGATCGTTGTAAACGATTAGAATctggaaatattaaattggaaGAACCACAATCATTGTACATGAAcacttcttttaataaaagcaaatGTAACATCTCTATTAATCG attaacaaatataaacaaaaatccaGTAAAAGAAGTATGTGTACAAGctgatatttataagaaaaacgaTTATCAACTTCAGACATGCAGTACTT atttccCACTTGCTGGAATTTCAGAATTAATGTTTGAAGCATCGTTACCAGAAAAACccattgttaatattaaagtcaTAGGAAAGACTGGAAGAAGAAATTTGCCTATTTTGCAAGAAGAAGAAACATTTAGGATTTTTG AAAATCCTGATTTGGTAAAACCGGTAATTACTATAGtagatgagaaaaaattgacaataGAATTCGTTTTACTTGAAATTGCAGCTATTGAGAAAAAAGCTAATACCGAGATAGAATCAGAAAAATGTATACCAATTATTAATaag CTAGTTTTGACTACGAGGGAACTAATGCTAAATGTTGTAAAAGTTTTAGAAATGATTTTTCAAACTATGAGAAACGATGATATTCGAGATATGAATgatctatatttttctaatgtttatgaaaatcataatatttgtatcaaGTCTGAGTGTGAAGCAAACGCATGGCATGAAGGAGAACGCGGTATCGAAGCGAGAAGAATACTTGGTGCACTTTCGCATATCAGTTTAGAATCATCATATTTAAGCAATTACTTGGCAGGGAAGTCATTATTGATGACACGCAATGATGAGTGCTATAATCGTTACCTGCCACAAATGACACGTTATAATGCATGgtcgaaaaaaaatcacgaatttgaaatttttgagatCATTCTAGAATGCGTTACTTTAATAGGACGTGTT aGAAGATCTCATCAATTTACAGGtcttataaatgcaataataaaaatactgtgTAATGTACAGCGGAAAGTAGGTTACTGTAAGAAAGG attagaatatatttgccTTATTTTCAAAGAACTTGTATTTTCAAGGCCATTGTCGCTCTGTTATGTTTCATTAgtagattttttaatgatttttagtAAATGTTATACCGAATTTGTACCAAAACTCTGTAGTAGCTCac aATCAAGAGCATTAAAAGGTTGGAAAGGTGCTTTACATTTTACACCAG ATGCTTGTGTCTTACAAATTCTTATAATGCAACTCGAGCACTTTCATCCAGATTTTCTCactactataaatataacacatgGATTAATATCATCTGTGTGGGATATTCTGTTgacgaataataatttattaaggaTTGAGAATTCAGAATCATGCAACTGTTATATGAAACTATTACGAATCACaattaatatgttgaaaaaatcTTCAGAAACCAAATTAGATCTAATCAATAATACTGAATGGCAGAATTCATTTTCTGTTTccaaaaagtattatattttaaagaaaattaattataaaaattatacacagaCAACGTGCAGCGGGGAGAATATGGAAAAACATCTGTCTGATACATATCCAGAAAAGTTGGATCAAAATTTTTGGTTTGGTATCAAAAAGATccaacataaaatattgaaacaggGTATTATGTTTTTATCCCATCTCGCGATTTGTAATCCAGAATTTCTTACGCATTCTTCTGACATGGAAgacatgtttaatttatttatacgaaaCATCACGTTTTTCGACGACTTGATACTTCATGAAAATGAAC GAGAAGcattagatattataaaaattacattgtttaataaaagtatacagAATGAAACTGAAGTACCTCacaaagatataaatgtttatgaactaaatattagaaataaaaagaagattatTCCTGGAATCAAGAGTGATCGTATAGAAacaattaaagattataatagaatatatatgacTATTAAAGCACTGTACAATTCTAAACcagaatacaaaaataattaa
- the LOC140669588 gene encoding uncharacterized protein, with product MSTDHSGKGYTPLPQSISNTDTEDEEERLTRPNHSLSTYKIDNTSTIAELHSGHENGIFYPLDETQNLENSTRNRQNTIKCYQDDIPVMVIEGSEQNDFWKRKNMSPMRRFCLCASILLCIITIVIFLYVLPCDNSMVCPPIIESQSSISWDKTLQDVEIHGPITTVPGSPYNLIFLLRGEQYRENDTKNTMIQRQIPPEGGGVISMQGNSGLPLWLVPLKKSPTIIDCTSIDIDQSGKPDCIVVGEQGLLVSIEPIAGTIHWSATTHTFSKLPVILPDINADDIEDLLTVAIDDANVLYLAFLSGKTGQLLERYLVNNCTSIDIYNLVSNNKILYNCYDDNAKSVLKFMTLKELFRNVKMQEVHMKLADLKPRLFEIVKQYEKKSSWKPTPYHQLTVENEGVCPGQLCRASVNLTLQKLTNESITIWDHVSSSAFASNPVFLMSSGKPYTFGFTIKFWQWMDSLSDHVEKASITEQRLIERVLIVLVNYTDVLQAINASQSDVTLLCHGFDCQPNLNSRNQFSSISVKYINNNEFPELISYWSSYNVDSTKGLTSKIQVIKMDSIMSNLIHGEV from the exons ATGTCGACAGATCACAGTGGCAAAGGTTACACGCCTTTACCACAAAGCATAAGCAATACCGATACCGAGGATGAAGAAGAACGTTTAACTCGGCCTAATCATTCTTTATCTACCTACAAGATCGACAATACCTCGACAATAGCt gaATTACATTCAGGTCATGAAAATGGTATATTTTATCCACTGGATGAAACACAAAATCTAGAAAATAGCACAAGAAATAGACAAAACACAATTAAATGTTATCAGGACGATATACCAGTAATGGTAATTGAAGGAAGCGAGCAGAATGATTTctggaaaaggaaaaatatgtcGCCGATGAGACGTTTCTGCTTATGTGCATCcatattattatgcattattacaatagttatttttttgtatgtattacCTTGTGACAATTCAATGGTTTGTCCACCAATCATTGAATCACAATCGTCAATATCATGGGATAAAACTTTACAAGATGTTG aaATACATGGGCCTATTACTACAGTACCTGGATCTCCATACAATCTGATATTCCTTCTTCGTGGTGAACAATACAGAGAAAATGATACAAAGAATACAATGATACAAAGACAAATACCTCCAGAAGGAGGAGGAGTTATATCAATGCAAGGAAATAGTGGATTGCCACTATGGTTggttccattaaaaaaatcaccTACTATTATAGATTGTACTAGTATTGATATCGATCAATCTGGAAAGCCTGACTGCATTGTTGTTGGTGAACAAGGCCTACTCGTTAGTATAGAACCAATTGCTGGAACGATTCATTGGAGTGCCACAACTCACACATTTTCAAAGTTACCAGTTATTCTACCAGATATCAATGCAGATGATATTGAAGATTTATTAACTGTAGCAATAGATGATGCAAATGTGTTGTATCTTGCTTTTCTATCTGGCAAGACTGGTCAATTACTGGAGCGTTATTTAGTCAATAATTGCACttctattgatatatataaccTTGTCTCTAATAACAAGatactttataattgttaCGATGACAATGCAAAAT CTGTATTGAAATTCATGACTTTGAAAGAATTATTCCGCAATGTAAAAATGCAAGAAGTACATATGAAATTAGCAGACTTAAAACCACGATTGTTTGAAATAGTAAAacaatacgaaaaaaaatccaGTTGGAAGCCTACACCTTATCATCAATTGACTGTGGAAAACGAAGGAGTATGTCCGGGACAACTTTGCCGCGCTAGTGTAAATTTAACACTgcaaaaattaacaaacgaATCAATAACCATTTGGGATCACGTGAGTTCGAGCGCGTTTGCATCGAATCCTGTATTTTTAATGAGTTCAGGTAAACCTTATACCTTCGGgtttactattaaattttggcAATGGATGGATTCACTATCCGATCATGTAGAAAAAGCGTCTATTACAGAGCAAAGACTTATAGAAAGAGTCCTAATAGTTCTAGTAAACTACACAGATGTTCTTCAAGCTATTAATGCTAGTCAAAGTGATGTTACATTATTGTGCCATGGATTTGATTGTCAACCAAATTTAAATTCACGAAATCAATTTAGTTCTATCTCAGTCAAATACATCAATAACAATGAATTTCCAGAATTGATAAGTTATTGGTCCTCATACAATGTAGACTCAACGAAAGGATTAACATCGAAAATACAAGTTATAAAAATGGATTCGataatgtcaaatttaataCATGGAGAAGTTTAG